A region from the Actinomycetes bacterium genome encodes:
- a CDS encoding DUF4352 domain-containing protein has product MKKFRFTLVAMLAGVALVGAACSDDDDSSDETTTTTTEAESS; this is encoded by the coding sequence ATGAAGAAGTTCCGTTTCACACTCGTCGCGATGCTCGCAGGCGTGGCCCTGGTAGGCGCCGCCTGCTCAGATGACGACGACAGCAGCGACGAGACCACGACCACCACAACCGAAGCCGAGAGCTC